From Pontibacter actiniarum, a single genomic window includes:
- a CDS encoding mechanosensitive ion channel family protein has product MKDLNETVALLWSKLEDWSDDIILMLPNLFVALVLLILTFYIAKVVRNTVDRVMGRFSHSAALNNLVTTLVYLGVLVLGFFFVLNVLNLDKVVISLLAGVGIIGLALGFAFQDIAANFISGVIIAMQKPFGVGDMIETNDYFGIIERITLRTVDIRKVTGELVKLPNKMVFENPLTNFSVHGVRRVDVEVGVSYAEDLEQVQQVVIEALQDVKNRVKTRDVEVMYDAFGDSSINFKARFWISYSRQVDYVGAKSDAIIRIKKAFDANDILIPFPIRTLDFGIKGGEKLSEELKTISASIKNGQGLSGNGQ; this is encoded by the coding sequence ATGAAAGATCTGAATGAAACGGTAGCGCTGCTGTGGAGCAAGCTGGAGGACTGGAGCGATGATATCATCCTGATGCTGCCAAACTTGTTTGTGGCCCTCGTTCTGCTCATCCTCACTTTTTACATTGCCAAAGTAGTGCGCAACACCGTGGATCGCGTGATGGGGCGCTTCTCGCACAGCGCAGCGCTAAATAACCTGGTGACGACGCTGGTGTATCTGGGGGTGCTTGTTCTGGGTTTCTTCTTTGTGCTGAATGTGCTCAACCTCGACAAGGTCGTTATCTCGCTCTTAGCCGGTGTCGGTATCATCGGTTTGGCGTTGGGTTTCGCCTTTCAGGATATCGCGGCCAACTTTATCTCCGGGGTGATCATTGCCATGCAGAAACCTTTCGGTGTGGGCGATATGATTGAAACCAACGACTACTTCGGCATCATTGAGCGCATCACTCTCCGCACCGTGGATATCCGCAAGGTGACAGGGGAGCTGGTGAAGCTGCCGAACAAAATGGTGTTCGAAAACCCACTGACCAACTTCTCGGTCCATGGGGTGCGGCGGGTAGATGTGGAGGTAGGCGTTTCGTATGCCGAGGACCTGGAGCAGGTGCAGCAGGTTGTGATAGAGGCGCTGCAGGATGTGAAGAACCGTGTGAAGACGCGTGACGTTGAGGTGATGTACGATGCCTTCGGCGACAGCTCCATCAACTTTAAAGCCCGCTTCTGGATCAGCTACAGCCGCCAGGTGGACTATGTTGGGGCCAAAAGCGATGCCATCATCCGAATCAAGAAAGCCTTCGATGCCAATGATATCCTGATCCCGTTCCCGATTCGCACCCTCGACTTCGGTATAAAGGGCGGCGAAAAGCTAAGCGAGGAGCTCAAAACCATTTCCGCTTCCATAAAAAATGGCCAGGGCCTGAGCGGCAATGGCCAATAA
- a CDS encoding DUF4105 domain-containing protein — translation MKNYIKKITLALLLSLFTLPSWAQFEEMQLSPQAKISLITCSSGPELYAIFGHSAVRVNDPASGLDIIFNYGTFDFNEPNFYLKFARGKLRYKLSVAYFRDFVYSYSMDNRSVYEQELNLTEAEKQKYWAFLTNNYLPANRFYLYDFFFDNCATRIRDGLEATFPNQLAFNISQFDKDYSFRNLIDLYLGPQPWGDFGIDLALGARIDQEATPYQYMFLPEYLSKGFANATLAQGGQPKPLTLERRVIFERDPIPMEAGWFTPQLLLWAFLLVTVALTVADFVKRRRSRVFDMVLFFLMGLLGIVLLLLWFATDHQATAYNFNLLWAVPTHAVVAFFLGRQVLREWVRKYMLVTAILAAVVLIGWPLWPQLYHAAFLPLVVALALRAAYTVWFSKKATAVVTNQSVEQKI, via the coding sequence ATGAAGAACTACATCAAAAAAATAACGCTGGCTTTGCTGCTCAGCCTTTTTACCCTGCCAAGCTGGGCACAGTTTGAGGAAATGCAGCTTTCGCCGCAGGCAAAGATCAGCCTCATCACCTGCTCCAGCGGGCCGGAGCTTTACGCGATCTTCGGGCACAGCGCCGTGCGCGTTAACGACCCCGCCTCCGGCCTGGACATCATCTTCAACTACGGCACCTTCGACTTTAACGAGCCGAACTTCTACCTCAAGTTCGCGCGGGGCAAGCTCAGGTACAAGCTCTCGGTGGCGTACTTCCGCGATTTTGTGTACAGCTACTCCATGGATAACCGCTCGGTGTATGAGCAGGAGCTGAACCTGACGGAGGCCGAAAAGCAAAAATACTGGGCCTTCCTGACAAACAACTACCTTCCGGCCAACCGCTTTTACCTCTACGACTTCTTCTTCGATAACTGCGCCACCCGCATCCGCGACGGTCTGGAGGCGACCTTCCCGAACCAGCTGGCCTTCAACATCAGCCAGTTCGACAAGGACTACAGCTTCCGTAACCTCATTGACCTGTACCTGGGCCCACAGCCTTGGGGCGACTTTGGGATAGACCTGGCTCTGGGCGCCCGCATTGACCAGGAGGCCACCCCGTACCAGTACATGTTTCTGCCGGAGTACCTCTCCAAAGGGTTTGCCAACGCCACACTGGCCCAAGGCGGCCAGCCCAAGCCGCTGACCCTGGAGCGCAGGGTTATTTTTGAGCGCGACCCCATACCGATGGAGGCCGGGTGGTTTACACCGCAGCTGTTGCTGTGGGCTTTCCTGCTCGTAACAGTGGCCCTCACGGTGGCGGATTTTGTGAAGCGCCGGCGCAGCCGCGTGTTCGACATGGTGCTGTTCTTTCTCATGGGCCTGCTGGGCATCGTGCTGCTCCTGCTTTGGTTTGCCACCGACCACCAGGCGACAGCCTACAACTTTAACCTGCTCTGGGCAGTGCCGACACATGCGGTGGTAGCCTTTTTCCTGGGCCGCCAGGTGCTCCGCGAATGGGTACGGAAGTACATGCTGGTAACGGCCATACTTGCCGCTGTGGTGCTTATTGGCTGGCCGCTGTGGCCACAGCTGTACCACGCGGCCTTTCTGCCATTAGTGGTGGCACTGGCACTTCGGGCGGCTTATACCGTATGGTTCTCTAAAAAGGCCACGGCCGTAGTCACAAACCAAAGTGTAGAACAGAAAATATGA
- a CDS encoding SPASM domain-containing protein: MALQLTDGFNFLSKLTPLRAFNALQVVASYLYSKLTGKARHWGYPLSISLEPTTSCNLRCPECPSGLRSFSRPTGMLQDELFKSTIDALHRRLMYLIFYFQGEPYLHKSLLELVKYASDRGIYTATSTNAHFLDDETARKTVESGLDRLIVSIDGTTQDTYAAYRVGGKLEKVLEGTKNVVKWKKALNSKTPHIMFQFLVVRPNEHQLEDVKELAKELGVDEVVFKTAQIYDYGQGSPLIPTIDYYSRYRNNGDGSYSIKNKLLNHCWKMWHSCVITWDGLVVPCCFDKDAEYRQGDLQQQSFTQVWRGEKYGRFRQTLLRSRSEVEMCRNCTEGTKVWA, translated from the coding sequence ATGGCACTTCAACTAACGGATGGGTTTAACTTTCTATCGAAGCTGACACCGCTGCGCGCGTTTAACGCACTGCAGGTGGTGGCTAGCTACCTGTACTCCAAACTTACCGGAAAAGCCAGGCATTGGGGCTACCCCCTTAGCATTTCGCTGGAGCCGACTACCTCCTGCAACCTGCGCTGCCCCGAGTGCCCCAGCGGCCTCCGCTCCTTCTCCCGCCCCACCGGCATGCTGCAGGACGAGCTGTTCAAAAGCACCATCGATGCCTTGCACCGCCGCCTGATGTACCTGATCTTCTATTTTCAGGGGGAGCCGTACTTGCACAAGAGCCTGCTGGAGCTGGTAAAGTACGCCTCTGACCGGGGCATCTACACGGCCACATCTACCAACGCGCACTTTCTGGATGACGAGACGGCCCGCAAAACAGTGGAATCCGGCCTGGACAGGTTGATCGTATCTATAGACGGCACCACGCAGGACACCTATGCCGCCTACCGGGTGGGCGGAAAACTTGAAAAGGTGCTGGAGGGGACAAAAAACGTGGTGAAGTGGAAAAAAGCGCTGAACTCGAAAACACCGCACATCATGTTTCAGTTCTTAGTGGTGCGGCCCAACGAGCACCAGCTGGAGGACGTAAAAGAGCTGGCAAAGGAGCTGGGCGTGGACGAGGTGGTGTTTAAAACCGCGCAAATCTACGATTACGGCCAAGGCTCCCCGCTCATCCCCACCATCGACTATTACTCCAGGTACCGCAACAACGGCGACGGCAGCTACAGCATAAAGAACAAGCTGCTCAACCACTGCTGGAAGATGTGGCACTCCTGCGTAATAACCTGGGACGGGCTGGTGGTGCCCTGCTGCTTTGACAAGGATGCTGAATACAGGCAGGGCGACCTGCAGCAGCAGAGCTTTACCCAAGTATGGCGCGGCGAGAAGTACGGGCGGTTCCGGCAAACGCTGCTACGCTCACGCAGCGAAGTAGAGATGTGCCGCAACTGTACGGAAGGCACAAAAGTATGGGCCTGA
- the radA gene encoding DNA repair protein RadA — MAKIKTSYFCQNCGAQSAKWIGKCPACGEWNTYVEEVVQREEVTPTTAWKVGTSSAQVSNKPKPIADISYQEQQRIVTQDQELNRVLGGGIVPGSMVLIGGEPGIGKSTLMLQIALSLRGLKVLYVSGEESEQQIKMRAERLLAQTSDCFILTETGTQNIFKQVEQIRPQVLIIDSIQTLHSSFIEAGAGSVSQVRECTAELLKFAKESGTPVFLIGHITKEGNLAGPKILEHMVDTVLQFEGDRHMTYRILRTTKNRFGSTSELGIYEMMGSGLREVSNPSEILISQREDAFSGISIGATLEGNRPLLIEVQSLVSPATYGTPQRTSTGFDAKRLNMLLAVLEKRGGYRLGAQDVFLNIAGGLKVEDPALDLAVCASILSSFEDMPISNTACFAAEVGLGGEVRAVNRVENRITEAEKLGFTDIYISKYNKKGVDLSKFSINVHAYGRLEEVFSSLFG; from the coding sequence ATGGCTAAGATAAAAACATCCTACTTCTGCCAGAACTGCGGCGCACAGTCAGCCAAATGGATTGGCAAGTGCCCGGCCTGCGGCGAGTGGAACACCTATGTAGAAGAGGTGGTGCAGCGCGAGGAGGTAACTCCTACCACCGCCTGGAAAGTGGGCACCAGCTCTGCGCAGGTGTCCAACAAACCCAAACCCATTGCCGATATCAGTTATCAGGAGCAGCAGCGCATTGTTACGCAGGACCAGGAACTGAACCGGGTACTGGGCGGCGGCATTGTGCCGGGCTCCATGGTGCTGATCGGCGGCGAGCCGGGGATTGGCAAAAGTACCCTGATGCTGCAGATCGCCCTGAGCCTGCGCGGCCTGAAGGTGCTCTATGTGAGCGGAGAGGAGAGCGAGCAGCAGATTAAAATGCGCGCCGAGCGCCTCCTGGCCCAAACCTCCGACTGCTTTATCCTCACCGAAACCGGTACGCAGAATATTTTTAAGCAGGTAGAGCAGATTCGCCCGCAGGTGCTGATCATCGACTCCATCCAAACCCTCCACTCCTCTTTCATAGAGGCGGGTGCGGGCAGCGTCAGCCAGGTGCGCGAGTGTACGGCCGAGCTTTTGAAGTTTGCCAAAGAGAGCGGCACGCCGGTTTTCCTGATCGGCCACATCACCAAAGAAGGGAATCTGGCCGGCCCGAAGATACTGGAGCACATGGTGGATACGGTGCTGCAATTTGAGGGCGACCGCCACATGACCTACCGTATCCTGCGCACCACAAAAAACCGCTTCGGTTCCACCTCCGAGCTGGGTATTTACGAGATGATGGGCTCAGGGCTGCGCGAAGTGAGCAACCCGTCGGAGATCCTGATTTCGCAGCGCGAGGACGCCTTTAGCGGTATTTCTATCGGGGCCACGCTGGAAGGCAACCGCCCGTTGCTAATAGAGGTGCAGAGCCTGGTAAGCCCTGCTACCTACGGCACACCACAACGCACCAGCACCGGTTTCGACGCCAAGCGCCTGAACATGCTGCTGGCCGTGCTGGAGAAGCGCGGCGGCTACCGCCTGGGGGCGCAGGACGTGTTCCTGAACATTGCCGGGGGCCTGAAAGTGGAAGACCCGGCGCTGGACCTGGCGGTGTGTGCCTCCATCCTCTCCTCGTTTGAGGACATGCCGATCTCGAACACCGCCTGCTTTGCCGCAGAGGTGGGCTTGGGGGGCGAGGTGCGGGCTGTAAACCGCGTGGAGAACCGCATCACAGAGGCCGAAAAGCTGGGCTTCACAGACATCTACATTTCCAAGTATAACAAGAAAGGTGTGGATTTGAGCAAGTTCTCCATTAACGTGCATGCCTACGGCCGCCTGGAGGAAGTCTTTAGCAGCCTGTTCGGGTAG
- a CDS encoding inositol monophosphatase family protein, which produces MNLQETANKLNILCRSVGTFISQEGERFDRSKVEMKGFNDLVSYVDKEAEKQLVDGLQSILPEAGFITEEGTATTRGERYNWVIDPLDGTTNFTHSLPVYCVSVGLLDGDKVVLGTVYDPNRDECFWAYKGGGAYCNDTAIKVSDAPALKDGLIATGFPYHDFGLTQQYLQVLGSFMSKSHGVRRMGSAAIDLVYVACGRFEGFFEYNLNPWDVAAGAVIVQEAGGRVSKFTEDGDFVFGREIIASNGHVHPEMQQTIAEFWKKDLD; this is translated from the coding sequence ATGAACCTACAGGAAACAGCGAACAAACTAAACATACTTTGCCGCAGCGTCGGCACGTTTATAAGCCAAGAGGGCGAGCGCTTCGACCGCTCCAAGGTGGAAATGAAAGGCTTTAACGACCTCGTGTCTTATGTAGACAAGGAGGCGGAGAAGCAACTGGTGGACGGGCTGCAAAGCATTCTGCCCGAGGCTGGCTTTATCACTGAGGAGGGCACCGCCACCACCCGCGGCGAGCGCTACAACTGGGTCATCGACCCGCTGGACGGCACAACCAACTTTACCCACAGCCTGCCGGTTTACTGCGTGAGCGTGGGCCTGCTGGACGGCGACAAAGTCGTGCTGGGCACTGTGTACGACCCAAACCGCGACGAGTGCTTCTGGGCCTACAAAGGCGGCGGCGCCTACTGCAACGACACCGCCATTAAGGTGTCTGACGCGCCCGCGCTGAAAGACGGCCTCATCGCCACCGGCTTCCCGTACCATGACTTCGGGCTGACGCAGCAGTACCTGCAGGTGCTGGGCTCTTTCATGTCTAAATCGCATGGGGTCCGCCGGATGGGGTCTGCCGCCATTGACCTGGTGTATGTAGCCTGCGGGCGGTTCGAAGGCTTCTTCGAATATAACCTGAACCCCTGGGATGTTGCGGCAGGCGCCGTAATTGTGCAGGAGGCAGGTGGCAGGGTCAGCAAGTTTACCGAAGACGGGGACTTTGTGTTTGGCCGGGAGATTATCGCCAGCAACGGCCATGTGCACCCGGAGATGCAGCAGACCATCGCCGAGTTCTGGAAAAAAGACCTGGACTAA
- a CDS encoding TlpA family protein disulfide reductase produces the protein MKKLSLLLPALLLLFATQLLAQGKAVISGKINKPLSDYLELITYPNPLIPEEVKTEVALQGDSFRMEVPLEGAMVAELLHGDEVVQVYLEPGYALELTFNGEKFLKTLKYSGKGANENNYLVAYTNRFDEEEDYQVLPENIKLNEQEFTEFLDYRREDQLKSLEKYAAKSPVSGQFKEYLLAEMEFSYAKDKLSYHPLRQQSLQVALSKPSAGFYTYLNNLDMQRPANRLSPSFVSFLRSYTGYFAQEAGYGEANAQFYKASYEVAAQRLQGQARLMAQAQILKQSILFGHLAYTEQMLQDFTSKSKDAALNAYLAESYSANKSFAIGSPAPDFTLRRISGDTVSLSDFQGQLVYLNFWRSDCGLCQMELPNLQQLIARLKGKKAVVLNVALDTDEAQWRKKVQDRKLQGEQLFAGGAAAELQQRYNLKDVPAYFLIDEKGRFISLKARRPSSPEAVNDMLQHLELRQASLH, from the coding sequence ATGAAAAAGCTCTCTCTGCTGCTGCCTGCCCTGCTCCTGCTCTTTGCTACCCAACTGCTGGCCCAGGGCAAAGCCGTTATCAGCGGCAAGATCAACAAGCCCCTCTCCGATTACCTGGAGCTCATTACCTACCCTAACCCGCTGATTCCGGAGGAGGTGAAAACGGAAGTAGCACTGCAGGGCGACAGCTTCCGGATGGAAGTACCGCTGGAGGGTGCCATGGTGGCCGAGTTGCTACACGGCGACGAGGTGGTGCAGGTGTACTTGGAGCCGGGATATGCCCTGGAGCTCACCTTTAACGGCGAGAAGTTTCTGAAAACACTGAAGTACAGCGGCAAAGGGGCGAACGAGAACAATTACCTGGTGGCCTACACCAACCGTTTCGACGAAGAGGAGGATTACCAGGTACTGCCCGAGAACATCAAGCTGAATGAGCAGGAGTTCACCGAATTTCTGGACTACCGCCGCGAGGACCAGCTGAAGAGCCTGGAGAAGTATGCCGCCAAGAGCCCGGTGTCGGGCCAGTTTAAAGAGTACCTGCTGGCTGAGATGGAGTTTAGCTACGCCAAGGATAAACTGAGCTACCACCCGCTGCGGCAGCAGTCGCTGCAGGTGGCTCTTTCCAAGCCCTCTGCAGGCTTTTATACTTACCTGAACAACCTGGACATGCAGCGCCCGGCCAACCGGCTTAGCCCCTCCTTCGTGAGCTTTCTCCGCAGCTACACGGGTTACTTTGCCCAGGAGGCCGGCTATGGCGAAGCAAACGCGCAGTTTTACAAAGCCAGCTACGAGGTTGCGGCGCAGAGGCTGCAGGGCCAGGCACGCCTGATGGCACAGGCGCAGATCCTGAAGCAGTCTATCCTGTTTGGGCACCTGGCCTATACAGAGCAGATGTTACAGGATTTTACCTCCAAGAGCAAGGATGCCGCCCTTAACGCGTATTTGGCCGAAAGCTACAGTGCCAACAAAAGTTTCGCCATCGGCAGCCCTGCCCCGGACTTTACGCTCCGGCGCATAAGCGGTGACACGGTTTCGCTGAGCGACTTTCAGGGCCAGCTGGTGTATTTAAACTTCTGGCGCAGCGACTGCGGCCTTTGCCAGATGGAGCTGCCGAACCTGCAGCAGCTCATCGCCAGGTTGAAAGGGAAGAAGGCCGTGGTGCTGAACGTGGCCCTGGATACGGATGAGGCGCAGTGGCGGAAGAAGGTGCAGGACAGGAAGCTGCAGGGAGAACAACTGTTTGCCGGGGGCGCGGCTGCCGAACTGCAGCAGCGCTACAACCTGAAGGATGTGCCGGCATACTTTCTGATCGACGAGAAAGGACGCTTTATCAGCCTGAAAGCGCGCCGCCCCAGCAGCCCGGAGGCTGTGAACGACATGCTGCAGCACCTGGAGCTGCGGCAGGCCTCCCTGCACTAG
- a CDS encoding FeoB-associated Cys-rich membrane protein, translated as MIQQLLILLIFLVAVAYMGRMLYRSFAAKSGCAKGCGGACSTIDFKKIQKDLEKQQAKA; from the coding sequence ATGATACAGCAACTCCTCATACTGCTCATATTTCTGGTAGCAGTGGCCTATATGGGCCGCATGCTTTACCGCAGCTTCGCAGCCAAAAGCGGCTGTGCCAAAGGCTGCGGCGGCGCCTGCTCCACCATTGATTTCAAGAAAATACAGAAGGACCTGGAGAAGCAGCAGGCAAAGGCCTAA
- the rsmI gene encoding 16S rRNA (cytidine(1402)-2'-O)-methyltransferase, whose product MQEQEKTNLYLVPTPIGNLEDITLRAIRVLKEVDVILAEDTRTSGKLLQHLGIEKRMHSHHLHNEHKATAHLVDRLKAGEVMALISDAGTPGISDPGFYLVRECLKHDLKVECLPGATAFVPALVKSGFSTDRFTFEGFLPLKKGRQTRLQSLAEEERTMIFYESPHRLLKTLTQFKEYFGAEREASVSREITKMFEETINGTLEELIEIFNNKAIKGEFVLVVSGAPKGGKADKE is encoded by the coding sequence ATGCAGGAACAGGAAAAAACGAATTTATACTTGGTGCCGACGCCCATCGGCAATCTGGAGGATATCACCCTACGCGCTATTCGGGTGCTTAAAGAGGTGGATGTTATACTTGCCGAGGACACGCGCACCAGCGGTAAGCTGCTGCAGCACCTGGGCATCGAAAAGCGCATGCACAGCCACCACCTCCACAACGAGCACAAGGCCACGGCCCACCTGGTGGACCGCCTGAAGGCAGGGGAGGTGATGGCCCTGATCTCTGACGCGGGCACGCCGGGCATTTCGGACCCCGGCTTTTACCTGGTGCGGGAGTGCCTCAAGCACGACCTGAAGGTGGAGTGCCTGCCGGGGGCCACGGCTTTTGTGCCGGCGCTGGTGAAATCCGGCTTTAGCACCGACCGCTTCACCTTTGAAGGCTTCCTGCCGTTGAAGAAAGGACGCCAGACGCGCCTGCAGAGCCTGGCGGAAGAGGAGCGAACCATGATTTTCTACGAGTCCCCGCACCGCCTGCTCAAGACGCTCACGCAGTTTAAAGAGTACTTCGGAGCCGAGCGCGAGGCCTCTGTTTCACGTGAAATCACGAAAATGTTCGAGGAAACCATCAACGGAACTTTAGAGGAGTTGATTGAGATTTTCAATAACAAAGCCATCAAAGGAGAGTTTGTACTGGTGGTATCCGGGGCGCCCAAGGGCGGAAAAGCCGATAAGGAGTAA
- a CDS encoding CHASE domain-containing protein has product MKFARLASFIRDYFIAVFSFLLIFLLTFFIYSETKKKAEERSAKMFSLRAEQVTESINKRMRDYIQILIGGKALFISADTVTRKDWHTYYKTLNLEENYPGMQGFGYAVVLNADNVPAHVKMIRKEGFKNYGIYPEGKRDVYTSIVYLEPFSDRNLRAFGYDMFSEPVRQSAMRIARDTRQPAMSGKVRLMQETGKDEQAGFLIYLPVYENNAEPESIQERQRLIKGYVYSPFRAKDLMMAVLTDDFQDLDVEVYDGSKLAKEDLLFSTDSTLYYHTDHDREYSELNTITIGNHTWRLYISAKAGFSRSADSELPYFILLGGSIISFLMFFIIWSLSNTRRSNRLKQTITDNATAALFIIDEKGYCTFMNPAAEEMTGFTFEEMQEKTLHDMVHYKYADGSPYPVSMCPIRSALTINKPMRAYEDMFVRKDGTMFNVMCAVQPIVESGSESYAIIEVRDITDEKQAQQAIIESEARFRNMADSAPVMIKVMDDASNFLYVNKQWLDFTGISFEDTINMSWKEVVHPDDIEEKERLTNEAIKEQVVFRVEYRMRRFDGEYRWVVGTNTPRFGANGDFLGYIGSVIDITEIKEAERKVKQNAELLQKLFLEVPAVVGLVRHPDFQYVLANPQYRKLYGNRPLVGKTIYEAHSEQEGRGFFGRLEEVFRTGQPFIGNEVSTAIDRNNSGEVVYGYFNLVYQPLIDPDGKVEAVLVFAVEVTELVNARKELLLTNDELSGKNDELLRINNDLDNFVYTASHDLKSPIANMEGLATLLRDILQGKLEAEDMQVLDMVQNAINKLKGTIADLAEITKVQKELHSSVEPLSFEHMLQDITADISGMVQEAGAVFKTDLQVENILYARKNLRSIIYNLVSNAIKYKAPQRKPEVCISTYLQEGYVVLEVKDNGLGIKKEQQHKLFSMFKRLHSHVEGTGIGLYIVKRIIENNGGKIEVESELGKGTTFRVYFKEAAVVQEV; this is encoded by the coding sequence ATGAAATTCGCCAGACTGGCTTCCTTTATAAGAGATTATTTTATTGCGGTTTTCTCTTTCCTGCTCATTTTCCTGCTTACCTTTTTTATTTATTCTGAAACTAAGAAGAAGGCAGAGGAGCGAAGCGCCAAAATGTTCTCCCTCCGGGCCGAGCAGGTGACGGAGTCCATCAATAAGCGGATGCGCGACTACATTCAGATCCTGATCGGAGGCAAGGCGCTGTTTATTTCTGCTGATACGGTTACGCGCAAGGACTGGCACACCTATTACAAAACCCTTAACCTGGAGGAGAACTACCCGGGCATGCAGGGCTTTGGCTATGCGGTGGTGCTCAATGCAGACAACGTTCCGGCGCACGTTAAGATGATTCGGAAAGAGGGCTTTAAGAACTACGGCATATACCCGGAGGGTAAGCGGGATGTGTATACTTCCATTGTTTACCTGGAGCCGTTCTCTGACCGCAACCTGCGGGCCTTCGGGTATGATATGTTCAGCGAGCCCGTCAGGCAGTCGGCCATGCGCATTGCCCGCGACACCAGGCAGCCGGCCATGTCAGGCAAGGTAAGGCTGATGCAGGAAACAGGTAAAGATGAGCAGGCGGGCTTCCTGATCTACCTGCCCGTGTATGAGAATAATGCAGAGCCGGAGTCTATCCAGGAGCGCCAGCGGCTGATCAAAGGCTATGTGTACAGCCCCTTCCGGGCCAAAGACCTCATGATGGCCGTGCTCACGGATGATTTCCAGGACCTGGATGTGGAGGTGTACGATGGCAGCAAGCTGGCCAAAGAAGACCTGCTGTTCAGCACCGACTCCACTCTCTACTACCACACCGACCACGACAGGGAGTACAGCGAACTGAACACCATCACGATCGGGAACCATACCTGGCGCCTCTACATATCGGCCAAAGCCGGCTTTAGCAGGTCCGCAGACTCTGAGCTCCCATACTTTATACTTCTGGGAGGCAGCATTATCAGCTTCCTGATGTTCTTTATCATCTGGTCGCTCTCCAACACGCGCCGCTCCAACCGCCTGAAGCAGACCATTACCGACAACGCCACGGCCGCCCTCTTCATCATAGACGAGAAAGGGTACTGTACTTTTATGAACCCGGCAGCCGAGGAAATGACCGGCTTCACGTTTGAGGAGATGCAGGAGAAAACGCTGCACGACATGGTGCACTACAAGTACGCCGACGGCTCGCCTTACCCGGTGTCCATGTGCCCGATCCGTAGCGCCCTGACTATAAACAAGCCGATGCGCGCCTATGAGGACATGTTTGTGCGCAAAGACGGGACGATGTTCAATGTGATGTGCGCCGTGCAGCCGATCGTGGAGAGCGGCAGCGAGAGCTATGCCATCATAGAGGTGCGCGATATCACCGATGAGAAGCAGGCGCAGCAGGCCATTATCGAGAGCGAGGCCCGGTTCCGGAACATGGCCGACAGTGCCCCGGTGATGATCAAGGTCATGGATGACGCCTCCAACTTCCTGTACGTTAACAAGCAGTGGCTCGACTTTACCGGCATCAGCTTCGAAGACACCATTAACATGAGCTGGAAAGAGGTGGTGCACCCGGACGATATCGAGGAAAAGGAAAGGCTAACAAACGAAGCGATAAAAGAGCAGGTGGTGTTCCGGGTGGAGTACAGGATGCGCCGCTTCGACGGGGAATACCGCTGGGTGGTGGGCACCAACACGCCTCGTTTCGGGGCAAACGGCGATTTCCTGGGCTACATCGGCTCTGTGATCGACATTACCGAGATAAAGGAGGCGGAGCGCAAGGTAAAGCAGAACGCCGAGCTGTTGCAGAAGCTGTTCCTGGAGGTGCCGGCAGTGGTGGGCCTGGTGCGCCACCCGGACTTCCAGTACGTGCTGGCCAACCCGCAGTACCGCAAACTGTACGGCAACCGCCCGCTGGTGGGCAAAACCATTTACGAGGCGCACTCCGAGCAGGAGGGGCGCGGCTTCTTTGGGCGCTTAGAGGAGGTTTTCCGGACAGGGCAGCCGTTTATCGGCAACGAGGTTTCGACGGCGATAGACCGCAACAACAGCGGAGAAGTGGTGTACGGTTACTTCAACCTGGTGTACCAGCCTCTGATTGACCCGGACGGGAAGGTGGAGGCCGTGCTTGTGTTTGCCGTAGAGGTAACCGAGCTGGTAAATGCGCGAAAAGAGCTGCTGCTGACCAATGACGAGCTGAGCGGGAAAAACGACGAGCTGCTGCGCATCAACAACGACCTGGATAACTTTGTCTACACCGCCTCGCACGACCTGAAGTCGCCGATCGCCAACATGGAGGGGCTGGCCACGCTCCTCCGCGACATCCTGCAGGGCAAGCTGGAGGCGGAGGACATGCAGGTGCTGGATATGGTGCAGAACGCCATCAACAAGCTAAAAGGCACCATCGCCGACCTGGCAGAAATCACAAAGGTGCAAAAGGAGCTGCACTCATCCGTGGAGCCGCTCTCGTTTGAGCACATGCTGCAGGACATTACCGCTGATATCAGTGGCATGGTGCAGGAAGCCGGCGCTGTGTTTAAAACAGACCTGCAGGTAGAGAATATCCTGTACGCCCGCAAAAACCTGCGCAGCATTATCTATAACCTGGTCAGTAACGCAATCAAGTATAAAGCGCCGCAGCGAAAGCCTGAGGTGTGCATCAGCACCTACCTGCAAGAGGGCTATGTGGTGCTGGAGGTGAAGGACAACGGCCTCGGCATTAAGAAAGAGCAGCAGCACAAGCTGTTCAGCATGTTCAAGCGCCTGCATTCGCATGTGGAGGGCACGGGTATCGGCCTGTATATTGTGAAGCGCATTATCGAAAACAACGGCGGCAAGATTGAGGTAGAGAGCGAGCTCGGCAAAGGGACCACGTTCAGGGTATACTTTAAGGAGGCGGCTGTGGTGCAGGAAGTATAG